aaatttctatatttTATAGCCAAATCCCTTTCAATCACCTCGTGCAAAATTTATATTCACCTATTTGTAGTTTTAAAACTTTTAGATCAAATTAATGCGTCCTAAGAAGAAGGCACATTACCAATGCCataaaatgtttgaaatttattcaaaattttacataattatttgttacaaaatcaaaatgaataaaacaGTGCTAGcggttcaaaaataaaaaataaaacagtgcTATGCGCAACGTAGTAACGTGTGAATAGTTTATTGATGTGTAAGAttaaaatttatagatattcCTAAATGCATATTGATTTTTGTAAGATTTGTAATGAAATCAACAAGTCTATATTACAAACCCATTTACACATGGGATCGAGGGTGCAAGGGTGCACAGCCGTATTACACCTCTTTAATGCgacatccgaaccgttcattttgcGATTAATGATGCGGATTTTATCTCGACCCCTACCGACCTGAGCCGTTTATTGCCAAAATGAACCATGGATTGCCACACCCAGAAACCCAAGTCCATTTACAAGCCCACACATATTGTGTGGGCTAGGCTAGGGAGATACAGCAATTACAGTAGagaaaccagagagagagagagagagagagagagctgtgtCGATGGAAAACTGGgcgaagaagaaggaagaagaagagaaccAGTTCCAGCGTTTGCCAGACGACGTCGCAGTAAACATCTTCGACAAGGTCTCCGACATCAAATGGCTGTGCAGAAGCTTCGTGGTCTGCAAGCGATTCGCTTCCCTCATCCCTCTCGTCCATAAAGTCTCCATCAAAGCGAATGCTGGGGATTACGTTTCCATTCCTCGAGACTTCCACAAGCTTCCTTCTTCGCCATTGAATGTTTGGGGCCCCGAGATCTTAGCGAAGTTGACTCAGATTCGATCTCTGAATCTCGACCTTGTCTCCGATTTCGTCGCTAACAATGATTCTGTTTTCAAATGGGGTGCCAAACTCGCCTCAGATTTCGACAGCCTCACGTTGCTCTACGCAgcatctctctctaaaatgaaggaatctgaagaagaaaaaaaaagaagaggacgATGAAACTGAGAATGAGATAACTCAGGAAGAGCAGATTTGCCGATTTCATCTAGCCTTTGATTGCGCAAAAGAGGCAATGATGTGGCTACGAATCTTGTGTCGTGTTATCCTGAAATACCCGATGCTTCAGAGCCTTACCATCACCGATTCAATGAACAAAGGGGTGAGGCTCTATTTGGGTGGTGAAAAGCTTGTGGAGTGCAGGAATGCCATTCTGTGCCCAGAAGAGGCAGTGCCACGGACGCAAGAGAATATGCCTGTTTGGGTTGGGAGTGTGCCTGTTTTACAGCTCCCAAAGTCTGGGTATGTGATGAAAGGGGTGACCATTGTTCACGTGTCTAGTGGTGATGATTCTGAGTCTGACGCCCAGTTGGCCATGGTGGATGCATTTGCGGAAGAACAAGGTGTTTTTTCGGAAGCCGTGGTGCAGATTCTGAAAAACTACAAGGACGGTATCAAAATGTTCCAGCACTAAATTAGTGATGAAATTATATGAGTAGTATAGGAGCATGAATTGTTGTAAATGTGTCTCCATTGTTGGAAGAATTTTCAAGGATTCTGCTTTGATTTGAAGGTTTGTTTGAAATCTTGAATATTAATGCTGCTTATATTGAAATCATTATGGGTCAGGGTGCTAATCTTAAATTTCAGCATCAAAGCAGAAGGACAAACGCAGTGGTAATTAGACGGTTGAATAGATAAAATTCACACATCTATAGTTACCAAAGAGTATTAGTGTTGTAGCCTTTAGGAACCATTCTCTATCCATAGTGTTTCTTGTTAGTTGAGGGTCTGGCCACAAGAAACAAACTGAATTCTGCCGCCTAATTATGAACGAGGTTGTTTTGGTGGTTCCTTATTAGTGGAATATGGCTTTGGATGCAGATACAACTCGATATATGTTAATTTCTACTGCAACCAGTCGAACCCAGATTTCTGTATCTAATTTCTAGTGCTCAGGAATTAGGAAAGTGGAGACATACGATTTCCCCCAATTGTCACCAGACATAGCACTACTTGTATATACCGTACTTCGATTAACAATGTCTCTTTCCTGTGCATACAAACGAATATGATAGCATCGCCACAACGACAaggaaaatgtaaaagaaattGTGGGGTCAAAATCAAAAGGAGTTCAAAATTCTTAGTTTATGAAGGGACCATCTTGGATGATTGTATCTGCTGGCATGCTGCTGCAGATTATCTTGCTTTGCCATTTCTTTATCTGGGTGTATTTTCTGTTGGTTTTGTGTgttttaacttttcaaagttcCATGGATTTGTATTTTATGGAAAGCTTTCCAAGATTCATGAGCCAGTCACCTTGACAGGGAAGTTGGCAATAATGCCCACATTCAGTTTATTCTGGCAGTTGTTTGCTGTGTGCTAGCTTATTCTATCTTCTTTGTTTGCTGTGCTGTGTGCTAGCTTATTCTATCTTCTTTGTTTGCTGTGTGCTAGCTTGATATGAAGTGGCAGATTTTTTTACTCAGGAGGTGAATTCAGGTCATTGTGAAGAGATTTTGCAACTTTGAAGTAGAGATTGCATTGAAATACCTGTTAAATTTTCCTGGAAACTTCCTGCTGTGGGAGGTGGAATTCTTCGCCCTATAAGAATCTGAATGTAGCTGATATAGAGTAAGAAATTTAACCACAAGAAATGTCTCCACGGCTAGCATTGGGAAAAGTTTTGGTGTGTTGTATGTGGTTGAGGGGAATCAATGCAAGGAATCACAGGCCAGTCATAGGAAAAAGCTTTAGGGCTGTGTTTGAGGAATTCTAATGACGTCTGTGCTCTCGAGGATCAACCTGTTGACAATGAATGAACCTGGTTTTGGGAATTGTATGAAATAGCAGGGGAATCACCTGATAATGATATACAGGAAAATGTTGCTTGTGATTAAATCACGACAATTTTTTTGTCCTCGCCCTTCTTCTCCCTCATATCAATCTACTTTTCCAATTTGGGGTTCGATATATAACATGCATTATGCCATCGTAGAACTTTTCAGTCATCACTTCTTTCTCTATATTTATATCAAATGTTCCCCAAAATCCCAAGGAAAATCAAGCAGGAACTTTTTGTAAAGCTATCTTTTTTCCTCTTGCGCAATCTCATTTTGAATGTTAGAAGTGTAAAGCTATATGGTTGTCGAGGGATCAGGTCTCAACCTAGTTGGGATTTTTATTCTCCTTGTGATGTTATCGATTTGTAATTTTCTAATGGAGATTGGAAATACCTGGTATGTTTCACTGAAAACTTCCTGCTGTAGAATGTGGAATTCTTGCACGGCAGGAATTGGAGTGTAGCTAAAATAGATGATGAAAATCAAACCATAGGGGATGACTAGAAGCCTGGGACTGGGAAGAGTATTGTCATTGTGTGTGTGGCTGATGTTAATTCTAATTCTAATGCAGGGTGTCACAGCCCAGTCATTGGAAGAAGCTTTAGGTGTACTGCCTGTTAAGGACTCAAGTACTACTCCACTGTTAATGCTgtcttagagcccgttccagaaatgaaataagaacttattttttgtgtaataagaaggcttgctccggaaaataagaaggctgctacttattttggaagaatttatataggtaccgaccggccaaggagggaaatcgtactggcagccacgccgggccgtctccggccaccggacggccgatccgagccgtccaaaaattctaaaaaaaaaaaacaagagggcCAAcgcggaaatcaacggcatccgaggtgtgtagagtgcttgatccgagcaccccttttccgtgtagggtgcttgatcatatatacacggaaaaggggtgctcggatcaagcaccctacacacctcggatgccattgattccctcATAAGcaccctcgttttttttttttagaatttttggacggcttggatcggccgtccggtggccggatacggcccggcgtggccgccggtacgatttccctccgctggcgcccattatcatagcaacagtcttattttttgtataaggcaatttcaagctcaaaaattatgtgtttacgcaaataatttcctaccattatggatcttgtttgatagatctcattgagatttttaatacggtgcaaaaaaaattgaacttttttttttcatttgcattatttttgagtttgaaaatgtgaaagaaactttttatttgaattttgtggaatgacccttcttatttttgaatgagaagtggcaaaataagtacttattttttaagaaggtttccggaacggagccttagagtGTCTTGCCTGTTTAGAATCAACCTATTGGCAATGGTGAACCTGGTTTTGAGAAATTATCTGAAAAAGCAGTGATATCGACTGTTTATTTCAGAAATTGTCAGTGAACATGAAaagaaagttgaggaaaattaGCTTTTTGGATATACAATATCCAACATAGCAATGAAAATGCAAGGAAGGAGAAAAGAAGAGGGAAGGAACGTTGTTTTccatctcttctctctttttaattctctttctctccctagATTCCAAACGTACTCCTAAATGATATAGAGGCAAGTAAGGTTAGAAGTAAAGCTATGAAGAAGTGCAGGATTAGTCGTAGAGGTAATTAGGTGTGGGAATTTCCGACCCGACACGAAATTagcgagctaggataagctatTTCTGACACAAAACACAGatatgacacgacacgacaaCAAAAAAAGCTAAAAGGATCGGGTGAGAGAATTCTAATACGAACACgagatgacacgacacgaacacgacacAACCACGATACGATACAACGTGAATTgagaatttatgaaaggacaTAATAACACAACACGAACCCAAAACGAAGTTAGCGGATTAAGATTGGCTATTTCTCTACGGAACATGAATAGAACACGACACGATAACATAAAAAGCTAAACAGGTCGGCTTAAGGTTGATagaattctgacacgaacacaaaatgacacgacacgacacgatgcCCATCCCTAGAGTTAATGCTTCCCTTGGAATTAAATGGGCACCAAAATGATTGTGAAGATAGGTAGGGATTGAAATTTTGGACACAACCCGTAAACACAATACGAAGTTAGAGGTTTCGGGTCGATCTCTTTCCCCCGTGGACTGTTGTCATTATTTCAGCTTTCACGTTCTCTCTATCTGCAATCACATCAAAAGCTCTACTGTTGTCATTATAATAGCTTTCACTTTCTCTCTATCTGCAATTACATTGGAAAATCAAGctaataataattttgtaaggaaaataattttgtcactttctttttttgttaacgtcactccttTGCAAATGtaccaaaaatacaaatacacttgcaagggagtgacgttaacaaaaaagagagtggcaaaatcagtaGCCTTTTGTAAAGCTATATTTTTCCTCTTGCCCATTGGCATTTTGAATGTACAAAGTGAGAAAATAATACATAAAATCATTTTGGCATTTTTCTCCAtcgatttcttattttctttgtcatctttagggttttgcaaaaTCTTACGGAGTTTATTTTGCTACAAATGTCCCACAGCTCTTTAAGTCTCCTCCCTAACTCAGCTCTCCTCCTGAGCAACAAATCACCTTCGTCAGCGGTGATTTTAAATAGGGTCAGCCCTAGGCATTAGGGAGGCAAGGAATACCGATTAAACTGTTCAAATCGCCATTACCAAACAAAGCCAGTGGGTTATGTCTAGTTTGTTAGTAGGAAACAGTCAGTTTCGGTATCCAAATCTCATCAATCATTTGACATAATTCGTTGAAGTTCTGAATTCAACTCCATTATCTTTTTGTGAAAGAATGTTACGAAGTAAAACATGTTGACCTCGAAacgaacttaagtttatttcaattaaacacatgtactaacaaaatctccaaatttagacccccgtCGTTATATTTCGTCCAaaaaattgctgacatggcatctccaaccTGTTTAAGTTGCTCCATTGCACTGTTTCCAACAGGGGACGATGAAGTTTGACTATGGGTTTCgcttgggtgcatcgtcccttattggaaacatgtgcaatgaggCAACTTAAACAGATTGGAGATGTCATGTCAGCAATTTTTTGGACGAAATATAACGGCGGGGATCTAAATTTagaaattttgttagtacaggtgtttaattgaaataaatttaagttcaggtgtctaaatttggggattttgttagtacaggtgtttaattgaaataaatttaagttctacaggtgtttaattgaaataaatttaagttcaggtgtctaaatttggagattttgttagtacaagtgtttaattgaaataaatttaagtTCAAGTGTCTCTGTGATATTTGGTGCAAAGTTCAtgtgccattttgaaaatttccctaAAATGGAGCATTATAACAAATAGGACCCTGCAACATTgtacgtaaaatattttaaaaataataattcaaataaTCTATCCCGCGTGATTCGTTTCATGCTAAATTCTTTTATTCTTCTATTTGTAATCTTAAACTTTTGGACTATACAAATGCGTCTTAAGTAGAAGGCGCATTGCCGAATACATCCATATAATGTTCAATACTTGTTCCATAATTTTTTATCTCCTTAAAAAAAGAATGACTATTTCTAAACAACTCCAAACGTAGTGTAGGAAAATTTAACCGATATACAAGAGTAACATAAATAATTTTGACTGTATATTGATTACCAAAAGATAttgggaaaataattttcatagtccttttttttgtcttttaataaaaatatataacacttttaatactaataaaaaataaaaagagtggatataaaaaaagggaaaatcactccccaagaTATTTAACTTAACGAAATTCTAACATGGTCGCCAATTCCGTTGGTCCATTCTGCAAAACGAGAACAGAGAACTTAAAAATACTAGCGTTTCCAGAAATTCTCGCTAGGGTTTCGAGTTGATCACAGAGCAAGCGAGACACAGCAATTACTACAGTTGATAGAGAAACTACagactaggagagagagagagagagggagagagagagagagagagctgtatCCATGGAAAACTGGGCGAAGAAGAAGAACGTAGAAGAAGAGAACCACTTTCAGCGCTTGCCGGACGACGTCGTAGTCAACATCTTCGACAAGCTTTCCGACATCAAGTGGCTGTGCAGATGCTTGGTGGTCTCTAACCGATTCTCTTCCCTCATCCCTCTCATCCAAACTGTCTCCATCAAAACGAACGTCGTGGATTGCCTTTCCTTGTCGGGGAATGTTTGTGACCTCGAGTTCTTCGCGAAGTTGACTCAGATTCGATCCCTGAATCTCGACCTTGTCTCCGATTTCGACGCCAACAAGGATTCTGTTTTCAAATGGGGTGCCAAATTCACCTCAGATCTGGACAGCCTCACGTTTCTCTACGCAGCATCTCTCTCTAAAAGGATGGAAtctgaagaagaagacgaagaagaagaagaagaagcagaggaCGACAAAACTGAGAATGAGGTAACTCAGGAAGAGCAGTTTCGCCGATTATATCTAGCCATGGATTGTGTAAAAGAGGGACTGTGGTGGCTACTAATCTTGTCTCGTGGTATCCGTAATTACCCGATGCTTCAGAGCATTACCATCACCGATTCGACGAACAAAGGGGTGAGGCTCTATTTGGGTGGTGAAAAGCTTGTGGATTGCAGGAATGCTTTCAAGAACGACATTAAGTGCCCAGAAGAGGCAGTGCCACGGCAAGAGTCTATTAGGGTTGGGAGTGTGCCTGTTTTACAGCTCCCTATGTCTGGGTATGTGATGAAAGGGGTGACCATTGTTCACGTCAAACTGTGTCGTGGTGATGATTCTGAGTCTGACGCCCAGTTGGCCATGGTGGATGCATTTGCGGAAGAACGAGGTGTTTTTTCAGAAGCAGTGGTGCAAATTCTGAAAAGCTACAAAGCCGGTATCGAAATAATTTGACTGACCAAATAAGAACCTTGTCCTGCAATGCTAGTCAGTTGAATATAAGACTAATGAGCGTGATAGGAGTTTAGTGATGAAATTATATGAAAAGTAGTATATGAACATGAATTGTTCTAAATGTGTCTACATTGTTGGGCGAATTTTCAAGGATACTGCTTTGAATTAGAGGTTGTTTGAAATCTCGAATATTAATGCTGCTACTATTTGAAATCATTATGGGTCGGGGAGCCAGTCTTAAATATCAGCGTCAAAGCAGAAGGAAAAACGCAGTGGTAGTTAGACGGTTGCATAGATCAAATTCACGCGTCTGGAGTTACCAAAGAGTTTTAAGTGTTGTAGCCTTTAGGAACCACTCCCTATGCATACTGTTGCTTGTTAGTTGAGGGTCTGGCCGCTAGTAACACGCTGAATTCTACCATCTACCTATGGATGAGGTTGTTTTGGTGGTTCCTTATGAGTGGAATTAGGCTTTGGATGCAGATAACGAAACTTGATTTAAGTAAGTTTATTTCTAGTGCAACCCAGTCTACCCAGATTTCCATGACTGATTTCTAGTGCTCAGGAATGAGGAAAGTTGAGACATGTTTCCCTCACTTGTAACTAGACACAGTACTTCATGAATATAACCGTACTTTGATTAACAATGTCTCTTTCCAGTGCATACAAACGAATACGATAACATCACCACAACAAGAGGGAAAACGTAAAAGAAAATGCGGGCACAAAATCAGAAGTAAAGAAATAGAAAAGGAGTTCAAAAATTGTTAGTTTATGGAGGGACCATCTTGTATGATTGTATCTGCTGCAGATTATCTTGCTTTACCTTTTCTTTATATGGGTGtatttttggttggttttgtaTAATTCTTTTCAACCCTGTTTGACCTGGTGACTTTGGCATCATCATTATGTGTACTGTTGTTGATTGTGTTAACTCGCAACTTTTACCGTTGTGTTCAGTAtcaaaacttttcaaagttTCATGGGCCAACCACCTTGACGGGGAAGTTGGCAATAATGGCCACATTCAGTTTATTCTGGCAGTTGTTTGCTGTGTGCTAGCTTATTCTATCTTCTTTGTGAACCAATTTTTTATGATATGAAgtagtaaaaaatttgttttgaggAGGTGAATTCTGGTCATGGTGATGTGATTTTGCAACTTTGAAGTAGAGATTGCGTTGAAATACCTGTTAAATTTCCCTGGAAACTTCCTGCTGTGGGAGGTGTAATTCTTTGCACTGTAAGAATCTGGATGTAACTGATATAGAGAAGGAAATTTAACCATAATAAATGTCTCGACGGCTAGGATTGGGAAACGTATTGGTGTGTTGTATGTGGTTGAGGGAAATCAATGCAAGGAATCACGGGCCAGTCATATGAAAAAGCTTTAGGACTGTTGTTGAGGAATTCTAATGAATCTAGGCTCTTGAGGATCAACCGGTTGACAAAGAATGAACCTGGTTTTGGGAAATTAGATGAAAAAGCAGTGATACGGACTGTTATTTCAGGAAATATCAGTGAACGGATTTTTTGCGAGGTACAGGATGCGCTGCCCAAAATTCCGTCGATTcccaaaaatttaatttttgttcaaCTACGTACTGTATTCTAACCAGTTTGGCCGGATCTTCTGAATACCCAAAAGATCATTTGGGTTTCATATCATATACTagtctgtttggaacttatggaaagaaagagaaatgaaggaACATATAGTGAAGAGGAATTGCAAAGAAAGCTTTAGTATTTTCTTCTGTTTGGTTTtgcaaggaaaaaaaggaaagtcaAGGAAAATTAGCTTTTTCGTTTTTTGGATCTACAGGAAAGAATTATCCGACGTTGCAATGAAATtgagaggaaggagagaagaaaaggGATGAAATTGTTTTCCATGATTCCATGTCTTTCCTCTTATTAGTTTTCTCTtccattctctttctctccctggATTCCAAACATATCATTATGGAGTAATTATCAAGGAATACGCCTTAGCTACTTGGAAATAACAGAGTTGAGCAGGAAGAGCAGGGTTAGTAGTAGAGAAGATGATGTTGTTCCTTTTGGGAATTAGAAATACTCCAAAATGATATAGAGGCATGGAATATAAGGGCCTTATCCAAATAAATAGAATAAAACAACTATGAAcagaactttaaaaaataattccGGAAACAACTGGTTTGGAGCCTTTCGATGGATGGGGACCTATATGTATCGAATGGCTTCGGATGCATAAAGGAAATGGATCCTCTCCGTTCTATGTTTTGGACCGGAGGAGACGGTCCTAATTGGTACTGTTCATTTGATGCAATGAATGTTTTTACtactatatttttaaactcttaCAAGTAATGATTGATGAGCAAATTCGAATCATTGATTATATCAATGATCTGGACTGTCTTGTACGGTCCAAATTATTGGACTAGAGAGGATTCTGACCCAATCCCAAATATCAAAAGCTTCCCTACATCAACATGGAAATCAAATATTGAAAAGCTATGGAGTAGTATTTTGTTTACTTAATTGGTCTCATTTAGAATTTACAATGTGTgaaacaaacaaccaaaatgtCAAAATCAAAAACCAATTTACATTCAACAAACTCAGAACAACTCAAAATGAGTTCATTTCCAGAGTACAAgccctcttcttcttcatcatttCCCTCACAGCCTCACCAACCACCCTCTcctccgcctcctcctcctcctcaccaccaccattccaaaCCCTAGACACCAAATCAcaatctctctcctccttcgCCTTCTTCTTCTCCCCCTCCTCCGCCGGCCTAATCACGAGCACCGTCGCCCCCTCCACCACCCACCCCTCCCTCACCTCCAACTCCTTCACATACCACAGCTTCATATTCAAAGCCGGCACCGGCCTCCTCTCCGCCTCCGCCTCCAAATCCACATTCTTCCTCAACTCCTCAATCTGCTCTCTCTCCATCCTCACCATCCCCTGCTTGCTCCCGTCCCCGATCACCACTCTCCTCACCATCAAATGCTCCGAAACCACTCGCTGCAACAAGTAATGCCTCGCCGACGCGGAAATCAAGCACGATATCGCCCACACGATCCTCAACTTCAGCTCGTCGTCACCGATCAAAACCTCATCTTCCGATCGATTTCGTTGTAGCTGTCCTTGCTCGTCGATTCCTTTGCCGTCGTTAGGGTTTCGAGACGTCCTGCGGAGAGATTTGGCTCCGAAAATCACGCAGCTCTGGAGCTCGCTCCCGAACTCCGCTCTCCACCTCAGCAACGAATCTCGGCCGCCCGATCCGATCTCGCCTGTCGGAATCTCAATTCGCAGCGACTGGATTTCTTTAAAATTCTTCAAAACCTCATTAGGCGAGTAGAATGGACAATCGGCCCCATCATCATTACCAAATCGAGAGGATTTCGAAGAGAAAATACCACGAAGAATGAATCGGATCGGCGTCGTCACGATTCTATGAATCAAACTCTTGAAAACACTTTTCGAATCAGTCGGAGATCCTCCTGATTCGCGGCGAGAGCCGGAGCAGCTCGACTTCGTGGCGACCAAGTCGTTGCACGGCTGTGGTTGTCGTTTGAGGGCGATTCTGCGAGGGATCGTGAGGGAGACGGTGTCGTTCTCGGGGATTATTTCGGCGAAGCGCTTGCAGACGGACATGGATCGGGTGAGGGAACGGGCGTCCCGCAGTTTGTTGAAGATGACGCGGAGAATGGCGTCGGGCAAGCGATCGAACTGATCggtttcttcattttcttggaaagccatctctttttttcttccttccgTTTGAAGTTTGAATGATGATGTAGAAATTgagaggaagaaaagctgaggACGTTTTAAAGGTGGGATTTTGAGGACTTTCGGCGGTTTAAGC
The sequence above is a segment of the Rhododendron vialii isolate Sample 1 chromosome 13a, ASM3025357v1 genome. Coding sequences within it:
- the LOC131314516 gene encoding F-box protein At4g18380-like, producing MAFQENEETDQFDRLPDAILRVIFNKLRDARSLTRSMSVCKRFAEIIPENDTVSLTIPRRIALKRQPQPCNDLVATKSSCSGSRRESGGSPTDSKSVFKSLIHRIVTTPIRFILRGIFSSKSSRFGNDDGADCPFYSPNEVLKNFKEIQSLRIEIPTGEIGSGGRDSLLRWRAEFGSELQSCVIFGAKSLRRTSRNPNDGKGIDEQGQLQRNRSEDEVLIGDDELKLRIVWAISCLISASARHYLLQRVVSEHLMVRRVVIGDGSKQGMVRMEREQIEELRKNVDLEAEAERRPVPALNMKLWYVKELEVREGWVVEGATVLVIRPAEEGEKKKAKEERDCDLVSRVWNGGGEEEEEAEERVVGEAVREMMKKKRACTLEMNSF
- the LOC131314127 gene encoding F-box protein AUF2-like; amino-acid sequence: MENWAKKKNVEEENHFQRLPDDVVVNIFDKLSDIKWLCRCLVVSNRFSSLIPLIQTVSIKTNVVDCLSLSGNVCDLEFFAKLTQIRSLNLDLVSDFDANKDSVFKWGAKFTSDLDSLTFLYAASLSKRMESEEEDEEEEEEAEDDKTENEVTQEEQFRRLYLAMDCVKEGLWWLLILSRGIRNYPMLQSITITDSTNKGVRLYLGGEKLVDCRNAFKNDIKCPEEAVPRQESIRVGSVPVLQLPMSGYVMKGVTIVHVKLCRGDDSESDAQLAMVDAFAEERGVFSEAVVQILKSYKAVSKLFKVSWANHLDGEVGNNGHIQFILAVVCLEIALKYLLNFPGNFLLWEV